One Aquisediminimonas profunda genomic region harbors:
- the lon gene encoding endopeptidase La, producing the protein MTQSYPVLPLRDIVVFPNMVVPLFVGRDKSVAALEQAMNADKEIFLVAQLDPAQDDPGQDDLYDLGVIASVLQLLKLPDGTVRVLVEGKQRATLTSLTGSGDFLTATIELIAEEKAAGTEVTALMRSVVDQFENYAKLNKKLPAETAVQLSEIEDPSRLADAVAANLSLKVSDKQALLIERDPGKRLEMAYAFMEGELGVLQVEKKIRGRVKRQMEKTQREYYLNEQLKAIQRELGNEGEDGEGDELAELGRKIETLKLSKEAKTKATGELKKLKAMAPMSAEATVTRNYLDVLLGLPWGKKSKLKKDIAAAQAVLDNDHYALEKVKDRIVEYLAVQARTSKLKGPILCLVGPPGVGKTSLGRSIAKACGREFVRQSLGGVRDEAEIRGHRRTYIGSLPGKIVSNLKKAGTMNPLFLLDEIDKLGQDFRGDPASALLEVLDPEQNSKFQDHYLELDIDLSDVMFVTTANSLNLPQALLDRMEIIRLEGYTEDEKVEIAKRHLIEKQVEAHGLKAGEFELTDAGLRALIQGYTREAGVRTLEREIAKLARKSLRRILEGKAEKIVITPDNLSEFAGVVKFRHGLSEEENQIGAVTGLAWTEVGGELLTIEAVTVPGKGAVRTTGKLGEVMNESIQAALSFVKARSPAYGIKPSLIARKDLHIHLPEGAVPKDGPSAGIGMVTAMISTLTGVAVRRDVAMTGEVTLRGRVLPIGGLKEKLLAAMRGGIKTVIIPQENEKDLVEIPANIREALTIIPVRHVDEVLAIALTEPLHSIEWTEADELAAQPPVAVGASGESLPH; encoded by the coding sequence CCGCGACAAGTCGGTGGCGGCCCTTGAACAGGCAATGAATGCTGACAAGGAAATCTTCCTTGTTGCCCAGCTTGATCCGGCTCAGGACGATCCGGGTCAGGATGATCTCTATGATCTTGGCGTGATTGCGTCAGTGCTCCAACTTCTGAAGCTTCCCGACGGCACCGTGCGTGTGCTGGTCGAAGGCAAGCAGCGCGCAACTCTCACGAGCCTGACGGGCTCCGGCGACTTCCTTACGGCCACGATTGAACTGATCGCGGAAGAAAAGGCGGCTGGGACTGAAGTTACCGCGCTTATGCGTTCGGTCGTCGATCAGTTTGAAAACTATGCAAAGCTGAACAAGAAGCTCCCTGCAGAAACGGCAGTTCAGCTCTCAGAGATCGAGGATCCCTCGAGGTTGGCAGACGCAGTTGCAGCCAATCTCTCGCTCAAGGTCAGCGACAAGCAGGCCCTGCTCATCGAGCGCGATCCGGGAAAGCGGCTCGAGATGGCCTATGCCTTTATGGAAGGTGAACTCGGCGTCCTGCAGGTCGAAAAAAAGATCCGCGGCCGCGTGAAGCGTCAGATGGAAAAGACGCAGCGCGAATATTATCTCAACGAGCAGCTCAAGGCCATCCAGCGTGAACTCGGCAATGAGGGTGAGGACGGCGAAGGCGATGAACTTGCGGAGCTTGGTCGGAAGATCGAAACGCTGAAGCTTTCCAAGGAAGCCAAGACCAAAGCCACGGGCGAGCTGAAAAAGCTCAAGGCCATGGCGCCCATGTCTGCTGAAGCAACAGTCACCCGTAATTATCTCGATGTTTTGTTGGGCTTGCCCTGGGGCAAGAAATCAAAGCTCAAAAAGGATATCGCAGCCGCGCAGGCGGTGCTCGACAATGACCATTATGCTCTTGAAAAGGTCAAGGACCGGATCGTTGAATATCTGGCAGTGCAAGCGCGCACGTCCAAGTTGAAGGGACCGATTCTTTGCCTCGTGGGGCCGCCGGGCGTCGGCAAGACGTCTCTTGGTCGCTCGATTGCCAAGGCGTGCGGCCGGGAATTTGTTCGCCAGTCCTTGGGTGGGGTGCGCGACGAGGCCGAAATACGGGGCCATCGCAGGACGTATATCGGTTCGCTGCCGGGCAAGATTGTCAGCAATCTCAAGAAGGCGGGGACAATGAATCCCCTCTTCCTGCTCGACGAAATCGACAAGCTTGGTCAGGATTTCCGAGGCGATCCTGCGTCTGCGTTGCTCGAAGTGCTTGATCCGGAGCAGAACAGCAAGTTCCAGGACCATTATCTTGAACTCGACATAGACTTGTCTGACGTGATGTTCGTCACGACGGCAAACTCGCTGAACCTACCGCAAGCTTTGCTTGATCGGATGGAGATCATTCGCCTCGAAGGCTACACCGAAGACGAAAAGGTCGAAATCGCCAAGCGCCACCTGATTGAAAAGCAGGTCGAGGCACATGGGCTGAAAGCCGGCGAATTCGAGTTGACCGACGCTGGCTTGCGCGCACTTATCCAGGGCTATACCCGGGAGGCCGGCGTCCGCACGCTAGAGCGGGAAATTGCCAAGCTGGCACGCAAGTCGCTTCGGCGCATTCTTGAAGGCAAGGCCGAAAAGATTGTGATTACACCGGACAACCTCTCCGAGTTTGCCGGGGTGGTCAAGTTCCGCCACGGGCTCAGTGAAGAGGAAAACCAGATAGGCGCCGTGACGGGACTCGCATGGACCGAAGTGGGCGGCGAACTCCTGACGATCGAAGCCGTCACTGTGCCGGGTAAAGGCGCTGTGCGCACGACAGGCAAGCTGGGTGAAGTGATGAACGAATCCATCCAGGCGGCCCTCTCGTTCGTGAAGGCACGCAGCCCGGCTTATGGCATCAAGCCAAGCCTGATTGCACGCAAGGACCTGCATATCCACCTTCCCGAAGGTGCTGTTCCAAAAGATGGGCCGTCAGCAGGCATTGGGATGGTTACTGCGATGATTTCGACACTCACGGGGGTTGCGGTTCGCCGAGATGTGGCGATGACGGGCGAAGTGACACTTCGCGGCCGGGTGCTGCCAATTGGAGGTCTCAAGGAAAAACTCCTCGCGGCCATGCGCGGCGGTATCAAGACCGTGATCATCCCGCAGGAGAACGAGAAGGATCTGGTCGAGATTCCCGCGAACATCCGCGAAGCCTTGACGATCATCCCGGTGCGCCATGTGGATGAGGTTTTGGCAATCGCCCTTACGGAACCGCTGCATTCCATCGAATGGACCGAGGCCGATGAGCTTGCTGCACAGCCGCCAGTGGCGGTTGGCGCGTCAGGTGAATCACTGCCGCATTGA
- a CDS encoding DUF4170 domain-containing protein → MSNLHLVFGGRVKDPRTLDFADLKSIDIVGMFPDYKTAEKAWRAAAQRTVDDAEMKYVVVHLHRLLQPEMLKPAK, encoded by the coding sequence ATGAGCAATCTTCACCTCGTTTTCGGCGGTCGCGTCAAAGATCCCCGCACCCTGGATTTCGCTGACCTGAAATCCATAGACATTGTCGGGATGTTCCCCGATTACAAAACTGCAGAAAAGGCATGGCGAGCCGCAGCGCAACGCACTGTCGACGATGCAGAGATGAAGTATGTCGTCGTCCATCTGCACCGGCTCCTGCAGCCGGAAATGCTGAAACCAGCCAAATAG
- a CDS encoding HU family DNA-binding protein, whose product MNKQELISSVADASGLTKADASKAVEGVFDAITGALKKGDEVRLVGFGTFSVSKRKASTGRNPRTGEPMKISASTQPKFKAGKGLKDAVN is encoded by the coding sequence ATGAACAAACAAGAACTTATTTCATCAGTTGCCGATGCTTCGGGCCTCACCAAGGCTGATGCGAGCAAGGCAGTTGAAGGTGTATTTGATGCCATCACCGGCGCTTTGAAGAAGGGTGATGAAGTTCGCCTGGTTGGTTTCGGCACTTTTTCGGTTTCCAAGCGCAAGGCTTCGACCGGTCGCAACCCCCGGACCGGAGAGCCGATGAAGATCAGCGCTTCGACCCAGCCCAAGTTCAAGGCTGGCAAGGGTCTGAAAGACGCCGTTAACTGA
- the greA gene encoding transcription elongation factor GreA, which translates to MATVDKMPMLLEGHKMLTEHLSRLKAERPQIIDAIEEARAHGDLSENAEYHAAKERQGQVEATISDLEDKLSRAMIIDPSTLSGDKIVFGATVTLLDENDKPIKYQIVGQPEADAKTGKISYNSPLGRALIGRKVDDEIEVTVPSGDRYYLVSKIEFI; encoded by the coding sequence ATGGCGACAGTCGACAAGATGCCGATGCTCCTCGAAGGGCACAAGATGCTGACCGAGCACCTCTCGCGCTTGAAAGCGGAGCGCCCACAGATCATCGACGCGATCGAAGAAGCGCGGGCGCATGGTGATCTCTCGGAGAATGCGGAATATCACGCTGCCAAGGAGCGCCAGGGTCAGGTCGAAGCGACAATCAGTGACCTTGAGGACAAGCTCAGTCGCGCAATGATCATCGATCCCTCGACGCTATCAGGAGACAAGATCGTATTTGGTGCCACTGTCACCTTGCTTGATGAGAACGACAAACCGATCAAATACCAGATCGTGGGACAGCCTGAGGCCGATGCCAAGACCGGCAAGATCTCATACAACTCGCCGCTTGGTCGCGCCCTTATCGGACGGAAGGTCGATGATGAGATCGAAGTGACGGTGCCATCTGGCGATCGTTACTACCTCGTGTCAAAGATCGAGTTCATCTAG
- the carB gene encoding carbamoyl-phosphate synthase large subunit, translating to MPKRTDISSILIIGAGPIVIGQACEFDYSGTQAVKALKEEGYRIILVNSNPATIMTDPELADATYVEPITPGVVARIIEKERPDAVLPTMGGQTALNTALALFNDGTLEKYGVEMIGADAEAIDKAEDRMKFREAMDKIGLESARSGIAHSVEDALAVLERTGLPAIIRPSFTMGGTGGGVAYNRDEFIQIVTGGLDASPTTEVLIEESLIGWKEYEMEVVRDRNDNAIIICSIENVDPMGVHTGDSITVAPALTLTDKEYQIMRNASIACLREIGVETGGSNVQFAVNPKDGRLIVIEMNPRVSRSSALASKATGFPIAKVAAKLAVGYTLDEIDNDITGATPASFEPTIDYVVTKIPRFAFEKFKGAEPLLSTAMKSVGEVMAIGRNIHESMQKALRGLETGLAGFNYVDTLKGASRDDLIAELSRATPDRLLVAAQALREGMSVAEINAIAKYDPWFLERIAEIVAAEKNVAANGLPQDAEGLRRLKAMGFSDKRLAFLALESANLPGGMGRAVAHGSGLIAETVRAMTGGVTEAQVRALRHKLGVRPVFKRIDTCAAEFEAKTPYMYSTYEAPSFGMPECEAQPTDREKIVILGGGPNRIGQGIEFDYCCCHACFALSDSGYETIMVNCNPETVSTDYDTSDRLYFEPLTAEDVLEILHVEQQKGKLKGVIVQFGGQTPLNLAKALEEAGIPILGTSPDAIDLAEDRERFAALVNKLGLKQPENGIARSRDEAIAVAESIGYPVLMRPSYVLGGRAMEIVDTQAQLENYIQTAVLVSGESPVLIDRYLRDAIEVDVDAIADGDDVVVAGILQHIEEAGVHSGDSACSLPPYSLPAEIIAEIRTQAEALARALSVRGLMNIQFAIKDGEVYLIEVNPRASRTVPFVAKAIGAPIAKIAARVMAGEKLKDLPKINLDIDYIAVKEAVFPFARFPGVDPVLSPEMKSTGEVMGIDQDFAMAFAKAQMGGGTMLPDGGKLFVSVKDSDKSVILPAVKQAVELGFAVCATGGTADYLSKQGISVERVNKVAQGRPHIVDKIKDGEIDLIFNTTEGWQSLKDSESLRRSALMGKIPYFTTASASVAAAQGIGALRSRKLEVRTLQSYHSSSAR from the coding sequence ATGCCCAAACGCACTGACATATCCTCCATCCTCATCATCGGCGCGGGTCCTATCGTGATCGGGCAGGCGTGCGAGTTCGATTATTCGGGCACACAGGCTGTGAAAGCTCTCAAGGAAGAGGGCTATCGCATCATTCTGGTCAATTCGAACCCGGCGACAATCATGACCGATCCGGAGCTGGCGGACGCGACCTATGTCGAACCGATAACGCCCGGTGTCGTGGCGCGGATCATTGAGAAGGAACGTCCGGACGCCGTTCTGCCCACAATGGGCGGGCAGACTGCACTCAATACGGCGCTGGCTCTGTTCAATGATGGCACGTTGGAAAAATACGGCGTCGAAATGATCGGGGCCGACGCGGAAGCCATCGACAAGGCCGAAGACCGGATGAAGTTTCGCGAGGCGATGGACAAGATTGGCCTTGAATCGGCCCGTTCCGGCATCGCACATTCTGTTGAAGATGCGCTGGCAGTTTTAGAGCGCACTGGCTTGCCCGCGATTATCCGGCCAAGCTTCACAATGGGCGGCACCGGCGGCGGCGTAGCTTATAATCGGGACGAATTCATCCAGATCGTGACAGGCGGCCTCGATGCTTCGCCGACAACCGAGGTGCTGATCGAGGAATCGCTGATCGGCTGGAAAGAATATGAAATGGAAGTCGTCCGGGACCGGAACGACAATGCCATCATCATCTGCTCGATCGAGAATGTCGACCCGATGGGCGTGCATACGGGCGATTCAATCACGGTCGCCCCGGCGCTCACTCTGACCGACAAGGAATACCAGATCATGCGCAATGCAAGCATCGCTTGCTTGCGTGAAATTGGGGTTGAAACAGGGGGTTCCAACGTACAGTTCGCAGTCAATCCAAAGGATGGCCGCCTGATCGTGATCGAGATGAACCCGCGTGTATCGCGATCATCTGCACTCGCTTCGAAGGCCACGGGCTTTCCGATTGCCAAAGTCGCCGCGAAACTGGCCGTGGGCTACACGCTCGACGAGATCGACAATGACATCACGGGCGCCACGCCTGCGTCTTTTGAGCCGACGATCGACTATGTGGTGACAAAGATCCCCCGTTTTGCCTTTGAGAAGTTCAAGGGAGCAGAGCCGCTGCTTTCGACGGCCATGAAATCCGTCGGCGAAGTTATGGCCATTGGCCGGAATATCCACGAGTCGATGCAAAAGGCGCTCCGCGGCCTTGAAACAGGGCTGGCGGGATTCAACTATGTCGACACACTCAAGGGCGCATCTCGTGACGATCTGATCGCGGAACTGTCCCGCGCGACGCCAGATCGGCTTCTCGTCGCAGCCCAGGCACTGCGTGAGGGGATGAGCGTTGCAGAGATCAACGCCATTGCGAAATATGACCCATGGTTTCTGGAGCGGATTGCGGAGATCGTTGCGGCTGAAAAGAATGTTGCCGCCAATGGATTGCCGCAGGATGCCGAAGGCTTGCGCCGTCTCAAGGCCATGGGCTTTTCGGACAAGAGGCTGGCCTTCCTGGCGCTTGAATCAGCGAATTTGCCAGGGGGAATGGGCCGTGCAGTAGCGCATGGCTCCGGCCTGATCGCAGAGACTGTGCGGGCGATGACCGGTGGTGTTACCGAAGCGCAGGTGCGAGCATTGCGCCACAAGTTGGGGGTGCGGCCCGTTTTCAAACGGATCGATACCTGTGCGGCAGAATTCGAAGCCAAGACGCCGTACATGTATTCAACTTATGAGGCGCCCTCGTTCGGAATGCCCGAGTGCGAGGCCCAGCCGACTGACCGAGAAAAGATCGTCATCCTTGGAGGCGGTCCGAACCGGATCGGGCAGGGGATCGAGTTCGACTATTGCTGCTGCCACGCCTGCTTTGCGCTTTCTGACTCTGGCTATGAAACAATCATGGTCAACTGCAATCCCGAGACGGTGTCGACGGACTATGACACGTCTGATCGTCTCTATTTCGAGCCGCTGACGGCGGAGGATGTGCTCGAAATCCTCCATGTCGAGCAGCAGAAGGGCAAACTCAAGGGCGTGATCGTCCAGTTTGGCGGGCAGACACCGCTCAACCTTGCCAAGGCGCTGGAAGAGGCTGGTATCCCTATTCTCGGTACATCTCCCGATGCCATTGACCTGGCCGAAGATCGTGAACGGTTTGCGGCGCTCGTGAACAAGCTTGGGCTCAAGCAGCCGGAGAACGGCATTGCGCGCAGCCGTGACGAAGCCATCGCTGTAGCCGAGTCCATTGGCTATCCCGTGCTGATGCGCCCGTCCTATGTGCTGGGCGGCCGCGCAATGGAGATTGTCGACACCCAGGCCCAGCTGGAAAACTATATCCAGACAGCGGTGCTGGTTTCCGGGGAATCCCCTGTGCTGATCGATCGTTACCTGAGGGATGCGATTGAGGTCGACGTTGATGCGATTGCAGATGGCGATGACGTCGTTGTTGCTGGTATCCTGCAGCATATTGAGGAAGCCGGGGTCCATTCGGGCGACAGTGCGTGCTCCTTGCCGCCCTATAGTCTTCCCGCCGAGATTATTGCGGAAATCCGCACACAAGCGGAAGCTCTGGCACGCGCGCTATCGGTACGGGGGCTGATGAACATTCAGTTCGCGATCAAAGACGGCGAAGTCTATCTGATCGAAGTCAATCCTCGTGCGTCGCGCACTGTGCCGTTTGTGGCGAAGGCCATTGGGGCGCCGATTGCCAAGATCGCAGCCCGTGTCATGGCAGGCGAGAAGCTGAAGGACCTGCCGAAGATCAATCTCGATATCGATTATATCGCAGTCAAAGAGGCCGTATTCCCCTTCGCCCGCTTCCCCGGTGTCGATCCGGTTCTTTCCCCGGAAATGAAGTCGACAGGGGAAGTGATGGGCATCGACCAGGATTTTGCAATGGCTTTTGCCAAGGCGCAAATGGGCGGCGGAACGATGCTACCGGATGGAGGAAAGCTGTTCGTCTCCGTCAAAGACAGTGACAAGAGCGTGATCCTGCCCGCGGTCAAACAGGCTGTCGAGCTTGGCTTTGCAGTCTGTGCAACTGGAGGAACTGCGGACTATTTGTCCAAGCAAGGTATTTCGGTGGAGCGCGTCAACAAGGTGGCTCAGGGCCGACCGCATATCGTCGACAAGATCAAGGACGGTGAAATCGATCTGATCTTCAACACAACAGAGGGTTGGCAATCGCTGAAGGACAGCGAATCCCTGCGCCGATCCGCATTGATGGGGAAGATACCATACTTCACCACAGCCTCTGCATCAGTGGCTGCCGCGCAGGGAATTGGTGCACTGCGGTCGAGAAAACTTGAAGTTCGCACACTTCAGTCTTATCATTCATCCAGCGCACGCTGA